A portion of the Shewanella sp. SNU WT4 genome contains these proteins:
- a CDS encoding cupin domain-containing protein has translation MKIQDIQLLSGAPKESYSAAIAAEKRLDGAPIQTIDSFYNSPCQQFQCGFWQCDQGHWQVNYTEYEYCEIVAGMSEIIDTDGNSLTVTAGDRFVIPAGFSGSWKVTDFCKKVYVIFEPKLAASL, from the coding sequence ATGAAAATACAAGATATTCAATTGCTTTCAGGGGCGCCTAAGGAAAGCTACTCAGCTGCCATCGCGGCCGAAAAGCGCTTAGATGGTGCGCCTATCCAAACCATAGATAGTTTTTATAACAGCCCATGTCAGCAATTTCAGTGCGGCTTTTGGCAATGTGACCAAGGCCATTGGCAAGTTAATTACACTGAATATGAATACTGTGAAATAGTCGCAGGAATGAGTGAAATTATTGATACAGATGGCAATAGTCTAACTGTGACTGCTGGCGATCGCTTCGTCATCCCCGCAGGCTTTAGTGGCAGTTGGAAAGTCACTGACTTTTGCAAAAAAGTGTATGTAATTTTCGAACCTAAGCTTGCCGCTAGTCTTTAG
- a CDS encoding 2OG-Fe(II) oxygenase: MSFTFSETVLDELAEQLSVRGYHVFDSEIPHDVCQALLTKMGVESDGFKHAAIGRGAGQQHQASIRGDKILWLTPECDTDNLYLDLMSQLRLAINRRLYLGLNEFESHYAIYQPGQYYQKHIDSLKGSQNRILTSVLFLNPNWQAEDQGELLIYDEQDQLIETISPTFGKWVVFLSEVFPHEVSATNVDRFSIAGWFRVSNSQHGY, encoded by the coding sequence ATGAGCTTTACGTTTTCAGAAACTGTATTAGATGAATTGGCTGAGCAGTTGAGTGTACGGGGGTATCATGTGTTTGACAGTGAAATCCCCCATGATGTTTGCCAGGCGTTATTGACAAAAATGGGCGTTGAGTCCGATGGCTTTAAGCATGCCGCCATAGGTCGGGGCGCGGGGCAGCAACATCAGGCGTCAATTCGCGGTGATAAGATTTTGTGGTTAACGCCAGAATGTGACACAGATAATTTGTATTTGGACTTAATGTCGCAGTTAAGATTAGCCATTAATCGCCGCCTGTATTTAGGGCTGAATGAATTTGAAAGTCATTATGCGATTTATCAGCCAGGTCAATATTATCAAAAACATATCGATAGTTTGAAAGGAAGTCAAAATCGCATTTTGACCTCGGTATTGTTTCTTAATCCGAATTGGCAGGCAGAAGATCAAGGCGAATTACTTATCTATGATGAGCAAGATCAATTGATTGAAACTATCAGCCCGACCTTTGGTAAATGGGTGGTGTTTTTAAGTGAAGTCTTCCCCCACGAAGTGTCAGCGACCAATGTTGACCGCTTTAGCATTGCCGGTTGGTTTCGTGTCAGTAATAGTCAGCACGGATATTAG
- a CDS encoding porin → MKALCFSALSLALCTPSVLANDYQFYGRFDYSLTSSDSGSATHNNKQGLVLENNFSRLGVKGRSELSATTDIFYQIEVGVNGGSQDKTSNPFSSRPTYLGICHQDYGSLAIGRIDPVFKMAKGGVDVMDIYVMKHDRLFAGDKRWGDSLAYKSPVWQNVQLGVSYLLEDNYYKVGEQRRELGNYQVAVTYGDKSFNNSDLYLAAAYSDGMEDIRAYRGVAQYQWDGLTLGTMVQHSELVNQAAAQWQQRHGTGFIVSAKYALGLWLLKAEGGYDDSGTGAIANRLYQSKGNSVNEAPVITQWALGAEYKISRAARIHTELGQFHVKQHQDFSDSLVSLGFRYDF, encoded by the coding sequence ATGAAAGCTTTATGTTTTAGTGCACTGTCGTTGGCCTTGTGCACGCCCTCGGTACTGGCCAATGATTATCAATTTTATGGGCGTTTTGATTACTCGTTAACCTCTTCTGACAGTGGCAGTGCTACCCATAACAACAAACAGGGACTAGTACTTGAAAATAACTTTAGCCGCTTAGGGGTTAAAGGCCGTAGTGAATTATCAGCAACAACCGACATCTTTTATCAAATTGAAGTTGGGGTAAATGGCGGCAGTCAAGATAAAACCAGTAACCCATTTTCATCGCGGCCGACGTATTTAGGCATTTGCCATCAAGACTATGGTTCATTAGCGATTGGCCGTATCGATCCGGTATTTAAAATGGCCAAAGGTGGTGTTGACGTCATGGATATCTATGTCATGAAACATGACAGATTATTTGCTGGCGATAAACGCTGGGGCGATTCACTGGCTTATAAGTCACCTGTATGGCAAAACGTACAACTTGGCGTCAGTTATTTACTGGAAGATAATTATTATAAGGTTGGCGAACAGCGGCGTGAGCTTGGTAACTACCAAGTGGCCGTGACCTATGGCGATAAGTCTTTTAACAATAGCGATCTGTATTTAGCTGCTGCCTATAGTGATGGCATGGAAGATATTCGCGCATATCGAGGTGTTGCCCAATATCAATGGGATGGCTTAACCCTTGGTACTATGGTGCAACATTCTGAACTAGTTAATCAAGCGGCAGCTCAGTGGCAGCAACGTCATGGTACAGGCTTCATTGTGAGCGCTAAATATGCCCTAGGCCTTTGGTTGCTAAAGGCTGAGGGAGGGTATGATGATTCAGGCACTGGCGCCATTGCTAACCGTTTATATCAGAGTAAAGGCAATAGCGTGAATGAAGCCCCGGTGATTACCCAGTGGGCTCTTGGCGCCGAATATAAAATAAGTCGCGCCGCGCGCATTCATACAGAGCTTGGCCAATTTCACGTAAAACAGCATCAAGATTTTAGCGACAGCCTAGTCAGCCTAGGTTTTAGGTACGATTTTTAA
- a CDS encoding FMN-binding protein, whose protein sequence is MNNTINFKQCGLVLAMSLTGLALAGCASQSVQGKYVDGVYQVSGKGKKSEITLEATVINGNISALKTLSHKETESLYLNAERILKEVVANNGHEGIDAISGATYSANGILKAVNDIPRADGSKPEFQSVGARANKSAEKFDLEWSIQPQLGIVKGDYYYEEARFRQGHMGSMLVVVDSANSADVLLAEFQESGRPNYYTRLYQNVPKRMSEYNFSMGKQKGTAWVQSALTMEKLMMEKNKLTFDKNPEFDPKLANKLSEPNRLQYLELDIVAGASNSIQQSMIPLTAKIHSRIQQGSSDQLLYQQAQKINDAKGRWTGVTAMLRIVVSKQTGNITAAHYDEIFADHQKDIRDASQKAFYRQSKYDSINYVEPARIGFNVMIDALADHLTQGGSLFDINDLPAAGDSGSYAQTGFTKRSDAWDNYLLLANSLYQQMRQDGVITAQQ, encoded by the coding sequence ATGAACAACACGATTAATTTCAAACAGTGTGGGTTAGTGCTCGCCATGTCCTTAACTGGTTTAGCGTTGGCAGGTTGTGCCAGTCAGTCAGTGCAGGGCAAGTATGTTGATGGCGTTTATCAAGTCAGTGGCAAAGGCAAAAAGAGCGAAATCACGCTTGAAGCCACAGTCATTAACGGTAACATTAGCGCGCTCAAAACGTTATCGCACAAAGAAACTGAGTCGTTATACCTCAATGCTGAGCGTATCTTGAAGGAAGTGGTAGCCAACAATGGTCATGAAGGGATAGATGCTATCTCGGGCGCCACCTATTCAGCCAATGGTATTTTAAAGGCGGTCAATGATATTCCGCGCGCCGATGGCAGCAAACCTGAATTTCAAAGTGTGGGTGCCCGCGCTAATAAGAGTGCCGAAAAGTTTGATTTAGAGTGGTCGATTCAGCCTCAGCTTGGCATAGTGAAAGGTGACTATTACTACGAAGAAGCGCGTTTCCGCCAAGGGCATATGGGCAGCATGTTAGTGGTGGTTGATAGTGCTAATTCTGCGGATGTGTTGTTGGCTGAATTTCAAGAAAGTGGGCGCCCAAACTATTACACTCGTCTTTATCAAAACGTACCTAAGCGTATGTCTGAATACAATTTTTCTATGGGTAAGCAAAAAGGTACGGCTTGGGTACAGTCAGCCTTAACCATGGAAAAGCTGATGATGGAGAAAAATAAGCTCACTTTTGATAAAAATCCTGAGTTTGATCCAAAGCTTGCCAATAAATTATCCGAGCCTAACCGTTTACAATATCTTGAACTGGATATAGTGGCTGGCGCTTCTAACAGTATTCAGCAATCAATGATCCCCTTGACCGCTAAAATTCACAGCCGCATTCAGCAAGGTAGCAGTGACCAATTATTATATCAGCAAGCACAGAAAATTAATGATGCGAAAGGCCGCTGGACTGGGGTAACCGCCATGCTGCGTATCGTAGTCAGTAAGCAAACGGGTAACATTACCGCGGCTCATTACGATGAAATCTTTGCTGATCACCAAAAAGATATTAGAGATGCCTCGCAAAAAGCCTTTTACCGCCAGTCTAAATACGATTCGATTAATTATGTTGAGCCTGCGCGTATTGGTTTTAACGTCATGATTGACGCGTTAGCAGATCATCTGACTCAAGGCGGTTCATTATTTGATATTAATGACTTACCAGCAGCCGGTGATAGCGGCAGTTATGCCCAAACCGGCTTTACTAAGCGCTCTGATGCTTGGGATAATTATCTATTGCTCGCTAATAGCTTATATCAGCAAATGCGCCAAGATGGCGTGATCACCGCGCAGCAATAA
- a CDS encoding FAD:protein FMN transferase — MPYFIFIIISLMSIFSHSHADEFIPYQCEGNASFVYDQGKGTMTTLNYFGTSITIDIYHDDKQQALSALCHGLHVVQQYHYLGSNFSTYPYFTNIKTINNAPDKLHQIDPRLTELLHASIEWHQLTNGRFNIAIAPVLAVWRQARNVCLKENDCQLPMRQTLEDAAKHIDISKIILDATHNTVQMQAGMQLDLGGIAKGWMVEKVYDRLRADGITSFIINAGGNIRHFGIHPSGRQFITAIEDPLARKYNNRNGINNSVYHEYITAQDITLVSSGNYLNYFTVDGKDYHHIIDPTTLYPKRDGISVSVIMQRNTLLADVISTSLFLMPVVEAQVWLQDIGLDKDVEAIWYLDDYGNKFETAGVAKLRAQYQ, encoded by the coding sequence ATGCCCTACTTTATATTTATCATCATTAGCCTAATGAGTATCTTCAGTCATTCTCATGCCGATGAATTTATTCCTTATCAATGTGAAGGCAATGCCAGTTTTGTTTATGACCAAGGTAAAGGGACTATGACTACCTTAAATTATTTTGGTACGTCCATTACCATTGATATTTATCATGATGATAAACAGCAAGCATTATCCGCCTTATGCCATGGTTTACATGTAGTGCAGCAATATCATTATTTAGGGTCTAACTTTTCAACTTACCCATATTTTACCAATATTAAAACCATTAATAATGCGCCTGATAAACTGCATCAAATTGACCCAAGGTTAACCGAGTTATTGCATGCCAGCATTGAATGGCATCAACTCACCAATGGCCGATTTAATATCGCCATCGCTCCCGTATTGGCGGTGTGGCGCCAAGCGCGTAATGTTTGCTTGAAAGAAAATGATTGCCAACTCCCCATGCGGCAAACGCTTGAGGATGCTGCTAAACATATTGATATTTCAAAGATAATCTTAGATGCCACTCATAACACAGTCCAAATGCAAGCTGGCATGCAGTTAGATTTAGGCGGCATAGCGAAAGGATGGATGGTAGAAAAAGTCTATGACAGACTCCGCGCTGACGGCATCACATCATTTATCATTAATGCTGGCGGTAATATTCGTCATTTTGGTATACATCCTAGTGGCCGACAATTTATTACGGCTATTGAAGATCCGCTCGCCAGAAAATATAACAATAGGAATGGTATCAATAATAGTGTTTACCATGAATATATTACTGCGCAAGATATTACCTTGGTATCAAGTGGTAATTATTTAAATTATTTCACTGTCGATGGCAAAGATTATCACCATATTATTGACCCCACGACCCTTTATCCTAAGCGTGACGGCATTAGTGTCTCAGTGATTATGCAGCGCAATACGTTATTAGCCGATGTGATTTCCACCAGTCTATTTTTAATGCCAGTGGTCGAAGCTCAAGTGTGGCTACAAGACATTGGCTTAGATAAGGATGTCGAAGCGATATGGTATCTTGATGATTATGGCAATAAGTTTGAAACCGCGGGCGTGGCCAAGTTGCGCGCACAATATCAATAG